A genome region from Crossiella equi includes the following:
- a CDS encoding IS982 family transposase yields the protein MSNDLNTLLTALYVLIDDRVVPPRTGRGRRPRLTDSELICLAVAQALLGFHNERRWVRHVHTNTELHAMFPAMPHQSGYHVRLKKARPLLCKTIRTLAISCPSWFDDLWITDATPVPCGMSRETVKRSDLAGHAGYGYCRSHSRWYWGLKLYLVCSGDGMPAMWCLANPKIGEREVLGALLGHNQHLLRDGQVLLADKGFAGRDFEGLTREMRLWLLRPDRKNEPFRHGDLGGVRQWIESVNQTLKGQLDLERHGARTPHGVFTRIAQRLLAMSAGIWHNWTIGVTSKRALTAFDH from the coding sequence GTGAGCAACGACCTGAACACCCTCCTCACCGCACTTTACGTGTTGATCGACGACCGCGTGGTACCGCCCCGCACTGGCCGGGGACGCCGTCCCCGGCTCACCGACAGCGAACTGATCTGCTTGGCCGTGGCCCAGGCACTGCTGGGCTTTCACAACGAACGACGCTGGGTCCGGCACGTGCACACCAACACCGAGTTGCACGCGATGTTCCCGGCCATGCCCCACCAGTCGGGCTATCACGTCCGGCTGAAGAAGGCCCGCCCCCTACTGTGCAAGACGATCCGCACCCTGGCCATCTCCTGCCCATCCTGGTTCGACGATCTGTGGATCACCGACGCGACCCCGGTGCCCTGCGGCATGTCACGCGAGACGGTCAAGCGTTCCGACCTGGCAGGACATGCCGGATACGGCTACTGCCGGTCCCATTCCCGCTGGTACTGGGGACTGAAGCTGTATCTGGTGTGCTCCGGGGACGGCATGCCGGCCATGTGGTGCCTGGCCAACCCCAAGATCGGCGAACGCGAGGTACTGGGCGCCCTGCTCGGGCACAACCAGCACCTCCTGCGCGACGGCCAGGTCCTGCTCGCCGACAAGGGCTTCGCCGGCCGGGACTTCGAGGGGCTCACCCGTGAGATGAGACTTTGGCTGCTGCGACCAGATCGCAAGAACGAACCGTTCCGCCACGGTGATCTCGGCGGCGTTCGCCAGTGGATCGAGTCGGTCAACCAGACCCTGAAGGGCCAGCTTGACCTTGAACGACACGGTGCACGCACCCCTCACGGCGTGTTCACCCGCATCGCTCAGCGCCTACTGGCTATGTCCGCGGGCATCTGGCACAACTGGACCATCGGCGTGACCAGCAAACGAGCACTGACCGCCTTCGATCACTAA
- a CDS encoding TetR/AcrR family transcriptional regulator C-terminal ligand-binding domain-containing protein — MATLLGSAALFDAPAHAVLARAVSRGDLPASVPFAAATAVLTGPVFYGVLTGHGTSAARTLAPALLAAVQDLARDPGE; from the coding sequence GTGGCCACGCTCCTGGGCTCGGCCGCCCTGTTCGACGCGCCCGCGCACGCCGTGCTGGCCCGTGCGGTCAGCCGGGGCGACCTCCCGGCCTCCGTGCCCTTCGCCGCGGCCACGGCGGTCCTCACCGGTCCGGTGTTCTACGGCGTGCTGACCGGCCACGGCACCTCGGCCGCCCGGACCCTCGCGCCCGCGCTGCTGGCCGCCGTCCAGGATCTCGCGCGGGATCCGGGGGAGTGA
- a CDS encoding sensor histidine kinase codes for MTDLRRALALWRRRDVVVRDLPLALVFVLASLVPALRGNGTQLGELPERPLDALACLVIALECLPLAVRRRWPAVTLALVALGFAADQLLGYHTVAATALLVALVSAGAHLAHHRRVVVALAAAAYLALAVALSWLGAPEGVSGFTTFFLVLAIAWGIGAWWRQHRRHVEESTRAAERARIARELHDVVTHHVTAMVVQAEAARYLTAAPERLDQSLAAIGDTGRRAISDLRHLLEVLSPDHGTQPRTPSTNELGTLVAQTRQAGQPVDFTEHGGPAGPEGSAEATAYRVVREALTNALKHAHGRPTAVRVHHGPGEITVEVTTDGPGTPGRSPGGSGRGLAGLRDRVSLLGGDFSAAATADGTFVVHARIPVGSAT; via the coding sequence GTGACCGACCTCCGCCGCGCCCTGGCGCTGTGGCGGCGCCGGGACGTCGTGGTCCGGGACCTGCCGCTGGCCCTGGTGTTCGTGCTGGCGTCGCTGGTGCCCGCCCTGCGCGGCAACGGCACCCAGCTCGGCGAGCTGCCCGAGCGGCCTCTGGACGCGCTGGCCTGCCTCGTGATCGCCCTGGAGTGCCTGCCGCTGGCGGTGCGCAGGCGCTGGCCCGCCGTGACCCTGGCCCTGGTGGCACTGGGGTTCGCCGCCGACCAGCTGCTCGGCTACCACACGGTGGCGGCGACCGCCCTGCTCGTCGCACTGGTGAGCGCGGGCGCCCACCTGGCCCACCACCGCCGGGTCGTGGTCGCGCTGGCCGCTGCCGCCTACCTGGCGCTGGCGGTGGCGCTGAGCTGGCTCGGTGCCCCGGAGGGCGTCAGTGGCTTCACCACGTTCTTCCTGGTGCTGGCGATCGCCTGGGGCATCGGTGCCTGGTGGCGGCAGCACCGGCGGCACGTCGAGGAGAGCACCCGGGCCGCCGAGCGCGCCCGGATCGCCCGGGAGCTGCACGACGTGGTCACCCACCACGTCACGGCGATGGTCGTGCAGGCCGAGGCGGCGCGGTACCTCACCGCCGCCCCCGAGCGCCTGGACCAGAGCCTGGCGGCCATCGGTGACACCGGCCGCCGCGCCATCTCCGACCTGCGGCACCTGCTGGAGGTGCTCAGCCCCGACCACGGCACCCAGCCACGCACCCCGTCGACCAACGAGCTGGGCACCCTGGTGGCGCAGACCCGGCAGGCGGGCCAGCCGGTGGACTTCACCGAGCACGGCGGCCCGGCGGGGCCGGAGGGCAGCGCGGAGGCGACGGCCTACCGGGTGGTGCGGGAGGCGCTGACCAACGCGTTGAAGCACGCGCACGGCAGACCGACGGCGGTGCGCGTGCACCACGGCCCGGGGGAGATCACGGTGGAGGTCACCACGGACGGCCCCGGCACCCCGGGCCGCTCCCCGGGCGGCAGCGGCCGGGGCCTGGCGGGTCTGCGCGACCGGGTCAGCCTGCTGGGCGGCGACTTCAGCGCGGCCGCCACCGCCGACGGCACCTTCGTCGTCCACGCCCGCATCCCGGTGGGGAGCGCGACATGA
- a CDS encoding right-handed parallel beta-helix repeat-containing protein, producing MRKLAVGIALCTAVQLMGVPGAAAAVSGRTLTVGLDGQYRTIQAAADVAQPGDSVRIAPGTYPGGLTMRRSGTPGKPITFYGDGGQAVVTGTGGGKGLIALGNHSWLRLVDLTSAGSRGFGIHASGGGNLELRGVRVNGSQDGGLVLLDVSKVLVDGCEIQGANAEGTSADHEALSIGSGASDVEVTRCQVHDNGEEGIDVKYSPNARAKIHDNRVWNNRGPNIYVDSSSRVEVYNNVVGGTRNSSKSGIALAVEDYAEERWVSDVSIHNNVMHGNAQAGISFWVESSGVFADIRIVNNTFHGNRNGAIGFYGGDFEGSNVLRNNIFDRDVRHPDFAVDHNFTGDPGFVDPGAGDFHLTPAAVRAIDQGSAVGAPAFDADNRPRPAGAGVDLGAYEVRRG from the coding sequence ATGAGGAAGCTGGCAGTGGGGATCGCGTTGTGCACGGCGGTCCAGTTGATGGGGGTTCCGGGGGCGGCGGCAGCGGTGTCGGGCCGCACGCTGACGGTGGGCCTGGACGGGCAGTACAGGACGATCCAGGCGGCGGCCGACGTGGCGCAGCCGGGTGACAGCGTGCGCATCGCCCCGGGCACCTACCCGGGCGGCCTGACGATGCGGCGCAGCGGCACCCCGGGCAAGCCGATCACCTTCTACGGCGACGGCGGCCAGGCGGTGGTCACCGGCACGGGCGGCGGCAAGGGCCTGATCGCCCTGGGCAACCACTCGTGGCTGCGCCTGGTTGACCTGACCTCGGCGGGGTCGCGGGGCTTCGGCATCCACGCCAGTGGAGGTGGCAACCTGGAGCTGCGGGGCGTGCGGGTCAACGGTTCCCAGGACGGCGGCCTGGTTCTTTTGGACGTCTCGAAGGTCCTGGTCGACGGCTGCGAGATCCAGGGCGCGAACGCCGAGGGCACCTCCGCCGACCACGAGGCCCTGAGCATCGGCAGCGGCGCCAGCGACGTCGAGGTGACCCGCTGCCAGGTGCACGACAACGGTGAGGAGGGCATCGACGTCAAGTACAGCCCGAACGCGCGGGCCAAGATCCACGACAACCGGGTGTGGAACAACCGGGGGCCGAACATCTACGTCGACAGCTCGTCGCGGGTCGAGGTCTACAACAATGTTGTCGGCGGTACGAGGAACTCGTCGAAGTCGGGTATCGCGCTGGCTGTGGAGGACTACGCCGAGGAGCGGTGGGTCAGCGATGTCAGCATCCACAACAACGTGATGCACGGCAACGCGCAGGCGGGGATCAGCTTCTGGGTGGAGTCGAGTGGCGTGTTCGCTGACATCCGCATCGTCAACAACACCTTCCACGGCAACCGGAATGGTGCGATCGGCTTCTACGGTGGGGACTTCGAGGGCTCGAACGTGTTGCGCAACAACATCTTCGACCGGGACGTGCGGCACCCGGACTTCGCCGTTGACCACAACTTCACCGGGGACCCGGGATTCGTCGACCCGGGAGCGGGGGACTTTCACCTCACGCCTGCTGCTGTGCGTGCGATCGACCAGGGTTCGGCGGTCGGGGCTCCGGCTTTTGACGCGGACAACAGGCCTCGTCCGGCTGGGGCGGGGGTTGATCTGGGGGCTTACGAGGTGCGGCGGGGCTGA